A section of the Chlorocebus sabaeus isolate Y175 chromosome 13, mChlSab1.0.hap1, whole genome shotgun sequence genome encodes:
- the GJA10 gene encoding gap junction alpha-10 protein: MGDWNLLGGILEEVHSHSTIVGKIWLTILFIFRMLVLRVAAEDVWDDEQSAFDCNTRQPGCNNICYDDAFPISLIRFWVLQIIFVSSPSLVYMGHALYRLRAFEKERQRKKSHLRAQMENPELDLEEQQRIDRELRRLEEQKRIHKVPLKGCLLRTYVLHILTRSVLEVGFMIGQYILYGFQMHPLYKCTQPPCPNAVDCFVSRPTEKTIFMLFMHSIAAISLLLNILEIFHLGIRKIMRTLYKKSSGEGIEDETGPPFHLKKYSVAQQCMICSSLPETISPLQANNQQQVIRVNVPKSKTMWQIPQPRQLEVDPSNGKKDWSEKDQHIGQLHVHSPCPWAGSAGNQHLGQQSDQSSFGLQNTMSQSWLGTTTAPRNCPSYAIGTWEQSQDPEPSGEPLTDLHSHCRDSEGSMRESGVWIERSRPGSRKASFLSRLLSEKRHLHSDSGSSGSRNSSCLDFPHWENSPSPLPSVPGHRTSMVRQTALSIMELSQKLFHPGCFLFPFFLPGVCMYVSVDREADGEGDYLWRDKIIHSIHSVKFNS, encoded by the coding sequence ATGGGGGATTGGAACTTATTGGGTGGCATCCTAGAGGAAGTTCACTCCCACTCAACCATAGTGGGGAAAATCTGGCTGACCATCCTCTTCATCTTCCGAATGCTGGTACTTCGTGTGGCTGCTGAGGATGTCTGGGATGATGAACAGTCAGCATTTGACTGCAACACCCGGCAGCCAGGTTGCAACAATATCTGTTATGATGATGCATTCCCTATCTCTTTGATCAGGTTCTGGGTTTTACAGATCATCTTTGTGTCTTCTCCTTCTTTGGTCTATATGGGCCATGCACTTTATAGGCTGAGGGCCtttgagaaagagagacaaaggaaaaagtcACACCTTAGAGCTCAGATGGAGAATCCAGAGCTTGACTTGGAGGAGCAGCAAAGAATAGATAGGGAACTGAGGAGGTTAGAAGAGCAGAAGAGGATCCATAAAGTCCCTCTGAAAGGATGTCTGCTGCGTACTTATGTCTTACACATCTTGACCAGATCTGTGCTGGAAGTAGGATTCATGATAGGCCAATATATTCTCTATGGATTTCAAATGCACCCTCTTTACAAATGCACTCAACCTCCTTGCCCCAATGCAGTGGATTGCTTTGTATCCAGGCCCACTGAGAAGACAATTTTCATGCTTTTTATGCACAGCATTGCAGCCATTTCCTTGTTACTCAATATACTGGAAATATTTCATCTGGGCATCAGAAAAATTATGAGGACACTTTATAAGAAATCCAGCGGTGAGGGCATTGAGGATGAAACAGGTCCTCCATTCCATTTGAAGAAATATTCGGTGGCCCAGCAGTGTATgatttgctcttccttgcctGAAACAATCTCTCCACTTCAAGCTAACAATCAACAGCAAGTCATTCGAGTTAATGTGCCAAAGTCTAAAACCATGTGGCAAATCCCACAGCCCAGGCAACTTGAAGTAGACCCTTCCAATGGGAAAAAAGACTGGTCTGAGAAGGATCAGCACATTGGACAGCTCCATGTTCACAGCCCATGTCCCTGGGCTGGCAGTGCTGGAAATCAGCACCTGGGACAGCAATCAGACCAGTCTTCATTTGGCCTGCAGAATACAATGTCTCAGTCCTGGCTAGGTACAACTACGGCTCCTAGAAACTGTCCATCCTATGCAATAGGAACCTGGGAGCAGTCCCAGGACCCAGAACCCTCAGGTGAGCCTCTGACAGATCTTCATAGTCACTGCAGAGACAGTGAAGGCAGCATGAGAGAGAGTGGGGTCTGGATAGAGAGATCTCGCCCGGGCAGTCGCAAGGCCAGCTTTCTGTCCAGATTGTTGTCTGAAAAGCGACATCTGCACAGTGACTCAGGAAGTTCTGGTTCTCGGAATAGCTCCTGCTTGGATTTTCCTCACTGGGAAAACAGCCCCTCACCTCTGCCTTCAGTCCCTGGGCACAGAACATCAATGGTAAGACAGACAGCCCTATCGATCATGGAACTATCCCAAAAACTGTTCCATCCTggatgctttctttttcctttcttccttcctggggtgtgtatgtatgtttctgTTGACAGAGAGGCAGATGGAGAGGGAGATTATTTATGGAGAGATAAAATTATTCATTCAATACATTCAGTTAAATTCaattcataa